CGGCTGATGACGCCGGCGGCGGCGGTCGAACTCGGCGCGATGGCCTTGTTCGGCGAAAAATACGGCGATGAGGTGCGGGTCGTGATGATGGGCGCGCCAGACGGCAACAAGCCGGCCTGGTCGATCGAACTCTGCGGCGGCACCCATGTCGGGCGCACTGGCGATATCGGTCTTTTCCGCATCGAAGCGGAAAGCGCGGTTGGCGCCGGGGTTCGCCGCATCGAGGCGGCGACCGGCGCCGGCGCGATGGCGCTGGTTGCCGAGAATGATCGGCGCCTTGCCGCCGCCGCCGCGGCTCTTCGCACCCATCCCGCCGATTTGCCGGCGCGGGTTCAGGCCCTGCTCGAGGACCGCCGGCGGCTCGAGGGCGAAATCAGCGCCTTGCAGCGCAAGCTCGCGACCGGCGGCACGGAGGCGGCGATCGAGGAGGTCGGCGGGGTGAAACTCGCCGCCCGCAATCTCGGCGAAGTCGCGGCGCGCGAACTCAAAAGCCTCGCCGATGCCATCCAAAAGCAGCTTGGCAGCGGCGTCGTCGCCTTGGTTTCCACCGCTGACGGCAAGGCGAGCATCGTCGTTGGCGTCTCGCCCGATCTGACCGCGCGGTTCAACGCCGTCGATCTCGTGCGCGCGGCGAGCGAGGCGGTCGGCGGCAAGGGCGGCGGCGGTCGCCCCGATCTCGCCCAAGCGGGCGGGCCGGACGGGTCGCGGGCGGAGGCCGCCTTGGCCGCGATCCGCACGCGTCTCGCGGCGTGAGCGCCGCCGCCGCGCCGAGGCCGGCGCGGCTTCTGCAGCGCTGCGGGCGCGGCCTGCTCGATCTCCTGCTGCCGCCGCTCTGCCTTGCCTGTGACCGGCCGGTCGCGGCACCCGGGCAGTTCTGCGCCGCTTGCTTTCAGGGGGTCACCTTCATCACCGCGCCGTTCTGTGTCCGCTGCGGCGCGCCTTTCGTTTATGCCGCACTCGCCGGTGGTGACGGGCTATGCGCCCATTGCCGCCAGCAATCGCCGGTTTTTTCGCGCGCCCGGGCAGCCTTTCGCTATGATGCGATGGCGCGGCGCTTGATCCTGCCGTTCAAGCATGGCGACCGCACCGATCTCGCCCGGCCGCTCGCCCGCTTCATGGCCCGCGCCGGCGCAGCACTGCTCGAAGAGGCCGATCTTCTGGTGCCGGTGCCGCTCCATCGGACGCGCTTGCTTGCGCGGCGTTACAACCAGGCGGCGCTGCTCGCCGGGGCGCTGGCGCGGCTTTCTGGGCGGAAAATGCTCCCCGATGCGCTTCGCCGCGTGCGGGCGACGCCGATGCTCGGCGATCTTTCGGCGCGCGCGCGGGCGGAGACCATGGCCGGCGCGATCGCGGTTCGCCCCGGCCGCGCGGCCGCGATCGCCGGGCGGCGCATTCTTCTGATCGATGACGTGCTGACCACCGGCGCCACCAGCAATGCTTGCGCCCGTGCCTTGCTCGCCGCCGGTGCGCGGGCCGTCGATGTCCTGGCGCTCGCCCGCGTCGCCGATCCGCGGTTTCATTGATGCCGGCACGCGACCTCGGCGCCTCTTTTGCGCCCCCGAACCGGCCCCACCCCTTGCCAGCGTCACCAGGAAAGAACATTTCTTTCTGAGACACGGAGATCGGCATGCCGAAGATCGAGATCTATACCCAGGCTTTCTGCCCCTATTGCGCGCGCGCGGTGCGGCTTTTGACGCAGAAGGGGGTCGCGTTCGAGGAGATCGATGCGCCCGCCGGTTCGGCGGCGCGGGCCGAGGCGATGCGGCGCTCGGGCGGGCAGAGAACGGTGCCGCAGATTTTCATCGACGGCCAGGCAATCGGCGGCTGTGATGATCTCCATGCGCTGGAGGCCGCCGGCAAGCTCGATCGGTTGCTGCACAAAGCGGCCTGATCGAGACGACCTCGTGATGCGGCCCGCGCGATGATCCACTACCAGCTCCGCTGCCCGTCCGACCACGCTTTCGACGGATGGTTCAAGAGCAGCGCCGCCTTCGAGCAGCAGGCGGCGAAGGGTCTGCTTTCGTGCCCGCATTGCGGCGATCGCGGCGTCACCCGGGCGCTGATGGCGCCGGCGCTGGCGCGGCGGGACGCGGCCGCACCCGCCACTGCCGCCATGGCGCCGCCGAAAGCCGTCGCGGGCCCACACCTCCCTGATCAGGTGCGCGCGGTCTTGCAGCGGCTGCGCACCGAGATCGAGAAACATTGCGACTATGTTGGCGCCGACTTTGCCGCGGAGGCGCGGCGTATCCATGCTGGCGAAAGCGCTGTCCGCCCGATTTATGGCGAGGCCAGCCGCGAGCAGGCCGAGCAACTCGCCGAGGAGGGCATCGAGGTCGCGCGCATTCCTTGGGTACCGCGCGCTGACGGCTGATTTTGCGCTGCAGCACGGTTTCGCGCGAGGCGGATCCATGGTAACGAGCGCGGCCTATTCGGTTTTTCCTGCTCTCGGAGTGTCGCCATGCGTCTCGATGCCATCGCCATTGGCCAAAACCCACCGGACGACGTCAATGTCGTGATCGAGGTCGGGGTTGGCGGCGAGCCGATCAAATATGAAATGGACAAGGCGGCGGGGACGCTGGTGGTCGATCGGTTTTTGTACACGCCGATGCGGTATCCCGGCAATTACGGCTTCGTGCCCCATACTTTGTGCGAGGATGGCGATCCGACCGATGTGTTGATCGCCAATACCCGCCCGATCATTCCCGGCGCGGTGATCAATGTGCGCCCGATCGGCGTTTTGCGCATGGAGGACAATGCCGGCCTCGATGAAAAAATCCTCGCCGTGCCATCGCCCCACCTCACCAAGCGCTATGCCCATGTGAAAAACTACACCGACCTTCCCGAGATCACGCTCGAGCAGATTCAGCATTTCTTTCAACACTATAAGGATCTCGAGCCGGGCAAGTGGGTAAAGCTCTCGGGCTGGGGCGACGCCGCGGAGGCGCGGGATTTGATCCGCGCCGCGATCGCGCGTGAGCAGCAGGCCAAAGCCGGGCGCTAGAGCGCGATCGGTTTAAGTCGATCACGCTCTACCCCTATTTTGGCGAGCAAGCTGGCCGGTTTTGATTGAACCGGGTGGTTCAATCAAAACCTACCTTGCTCTAGCGGTCTCTCGCAAGCGGGGTGGGCGACAAACGCCGCCGAAGATGGCAAGATGACGTGGATCACATCGTCCGTCATGGTTTTCCGCCCGCATGCACCAGCTTTTGTTCCTGCGCCACGCCAAAGCGGCCGCCGCCGGCCCTGGTATTCCCGATGACGCACGACCGCTGACGGCGCGCGGGCGCGGCGATGCCAGCGCGATCGGCGCGGCGATGCGCGCGCGCGGCTTGCTCCCCGATCTCGTGCTGGTCTCGAGCGCCCGGCGCGCGATCGAGACGCTGGCCGCCCTCGAACCTTGGGAGGAGACGCCGCTGGTCGAGACGATGGCGCAACTTTATCTCGCGAGCGCCGAGCAGATCATCGGGATTCTGGCGGAGGTCGCGGAAACCGTCCGCAGCGTGCTGGTGATCGGCCATAACCCCGGTTTGCATGATTGCGCGCTGCGGCTTGCCGATCATCGCGATGATGGCGAGCGGCGCGAGATCGTGACGCGGCTGGCCGCAGGGTTGCCGACCGGAACCCTGCTCGAATTTGCGTATGGCGGCCCTTGGGCGGCGCTCGGCGTCGGGCCGGCGCGGCTGCTCCGCTTCCTCTCGCCGCGCGATCTCACCGCGGCCGAGGGATGATCGCCGGCGAGCCCGCGCGGCGACTGGAGACCACCACCGCGGCGCGGCTCGACCTCCTTCTCCCTCCCGAGGCCGTGCCCCGGCTGCGCCGCGCGCCGGGGTTTTGGGCGCTCGGGTTGCATGGCGGGCGCATCTCGGCGCGTCTCGTCGAATTTTGGGGGCTCAATGCCGCGGGAGAGGCGATGGCGCTGCGGCCGGGCGCCTTATCCTGCGGCGAGGGGGTCGTTTTCGGCGGCATGATCGGCCGGCGGCGGCGCTATGTCAGTCGCAATGTGCCGGGCATCACGCTCGAGATCACCGCCGGGGCCTTCGTCGCCGGCGGGAGGGGGCGCGTCTTTCGTCTGACGCTGGCGGGGCCGGCGTTCGCGGTCGCGGCGGCAGCGCGGGCGCTTGCCGAGGATCTGCCGCTCGCGCCACTCCCCGCGCCGCTCCCCGCTCTCGCCGCCCATCGCGCCCTTGGCGTTGCTTTGCCGCCCCCTCCCGATCCCATCGCCGGCCTTGACGCGGCAACCCCCCTTGCGCTCGCCGCCCGCCAGATTCTGGCGGCGCGTGGGGCGAGTTTGCGCGCCCAGCTCGCCGCCCTGGCGCGGGCGCCAGGGCCGGCCAGCGCCGCGCACGACCCTGAGCCGGTGCATCAAACCCGCGTCGCCCTTCGCCGGCTGCGCGCCGCGATCGCCGTGTTCGCGCCGCTGTGCGCGCCGCTGCTCGCCGAACTTCGCCAAAGCCTGCGCGATTTCAGCCATAGTCTCGCCCCGGCGCGGGATTGGGATGTGTTCATGGCGGGGATCGGGCGCGATCTTGCCCTCGCCTTTCCCGATGATCCGGCGCCGTCGCAGCTTTTGCCGCGAGCGATTCGGCGCTGGCACGAGGCCTATGCGGCGCTCGGCGCCTGGCGGGCGGGGGAGGGGGGGCGCCGGCTCGACGTCTTGCTTGCGATCCTGCCGCTGCTTGTCCTCGGTGCCGAAGACGTCGCCGCGGGGCGCGACGGCCCGGAAAGCGGTGCGACCGCGCTCTCTTTTGGCGAATTTGCCCGCGAGAGGCTCGAACGGCGGGCGCGAAAACTCCGCCGGGTGACGACGCTCGCCGAACTCGGGCCGGACCAGCGCCATCGCTTGCGGCTGGATGCCAAGCGGCTCCGCTATCTCGGCGAAATTTTCGCGCCCTGCTTTCCGCCGCGGCGCATGGCGCGCTTTCTCCGCCGCCTCGCGGCGCTGCAAGAATGGCTGGGGACGATCAACGACGCCACCACCACCACCCGCCTGGTGCGCGGCCTCACGCCTGATCATGCCGGCGCTGACGATTTGGCGGTGGCGCAAGGCATGGCGCTCGGTCTCGCCGCCGCCGGCGTGCCGCGCGCGCTCCGCAAAGCGGAGCGGGCACGCGAGCGTTTACAGGCGCTTAAACCATTCTGGCAATAATCACGCGATTTTGCTGCGTCTGCGAAGGTTGCTTTGCCGGCGATTTCACTCTTATCTACGCCGCAGCACCGGCCCGATAGCCGACACGCCAACAAACGCGCGGCGCGCGCCGCCACAGGGGACACACGCATGAGCAACGCCACCAAGAGCTCCGCCGTCATCACCATTCCCGGGCATAATCAGAGCGCGGAATTGCCCATGCTGGCGGGCACGATCGGGCCGGAGGTGCTGGACATCCGCAAGCTTTACAACGAACTCGGGGTCTTCACCTTCGATCCCGGCTATGGCGGCACGGCGTCTTGCGAAAGCAAGATCACCTATATCGACGGCGATGAGGGAGTCTTGCTTTATCGTGGCTATCCGATCGAGCAATTGGCCGAGCATTCGACCTTTCTCGAGGTGGCGTATCTCCTCCTCAATGGCGAGTTGCCCAATGACGCCGAATTCGCCGAGTTTGAGCGCGGCGTCACCCGCCATACCATGCTGCATGAGCAGTTGCGCAGCTTCTTCAACGGCTTCCGCCGTGATGCGCATCCCATGGCGGTGTTGTGCGGGGTGGTTGGCGCCTTGTCGGCGTTTTATCACGACAGTCTCGACATCAATAATCCCGAGCATCGCCGCATCAGCGCCTTCCGCCTGATCGCCAAGGTGCCGACGATCGCTGCCTGGGCCTATAAATACTCGATCGGCCAGCCCTTCATGTATCCGCGCAACGATCTCTCGTTCGCCGAGAATTTTCTCTACATGATGAACGCGGTGCCGGCCGAGCCGTTCAAGGTCAATCCGATCCTCTCACGCGCGATGGACCGGATTCTGATCCTGCACGCCGATCACGAGCAGAACGCTTCGACCAGCACCGTGCGCCTTGCCGGTTCGACCGGCGCCAATCCGTTCGCCTGCATCGCCGCCGGCATCGCGAGCCTCTGGGGCCCGGCGCATGGCGGCGCCAACGAGGCGGTTTTGAAAATGCTCGAGGAAATCGGCCATGTCGATCACATTCCCGAGTTCATCGCCCGCGTCAAAGACAAGAACAGCAATGTTCGGCTGATGGGCTTTGGCCATCGCGTCTATAAAAACTATGACCCACGCGCCAAGATCATGCAGCGCACCTGCCACGAAGTTCTCGGTGAACTCGGCATCAAGGACGACCCGCTGCTCGATCTCGCGATCGAACTCGAACGGATCGCCCTCAGCGACGAGTATTTCATCTCGAAAAAGCTGTATCCCAACGTCGATTTCTATTCCGGCATCATTCTCAAGGCGATGGGTTTTCCGACCAGCATGTTCACGGTGCTGTTCGCGGTCGCGCGCACCGTGGGCTGGATCAGCCAGTGGAAAGAGATGATCGAGGATCCCTCCCAGCGCATCGGCCGCCCGCGCCAGCTCTATACCGGCGCGCCGATGCGCGATTTCGTCCCGCGCTCGCACCGCGATTGAGTTTTCCGGAGGCGGCGGCGCCCGCGCCTTACGTTTTGCCTTACGCCGGCATCGCCCGCGCAAGGATTGGCGATGTGTCGATCGCCGCATCGAAGGCGCCGTAAGCGGCGCCGCGTGGCGAGAGGCGCAGGCGGCAAAAGGCTTCGGCGAGCGGGTTTTCCGTGGTGAGGAGCACGGCGGCGCTGGCGGCGAGCGCGATCCGCTCGACGAGCAGCCGCGCCTGCGCTTCTCCAGCAGGTTCGAGCGCGATCTCGGCGATCCAGGCATCATAGAGCCTTTCGCGGCCGCGTGCCGCCTCGAGAAACGCCCGGAGTGCGGCAACGCTTGCCGCCTCGCGGGCGAGCGCGCGCAGCACGTCGAGCGCGATGACATTGCCCGAGCCCTCCCAGATCGCATTCAGCGGCGATTGGCGAAAAAGCCGCGGCATCGGCCCGCTCTCGATATAACCGCCGCCGCCCACGCACTCCATCGCCTCGGCAACGAAGCCCGGGGCGCGTTTGCAAATCCAATATTTGGCGCACGGGAGCAGAATGCGGGCGAGCGGATCCGCCGCGTCGAGCGCGGCGGCGAGGCGGAAGGCGAGCGCCGTCGCGGCTTCGCTTTCGATCGCGAGATCGGCGAGCACCGCCGCCATCGCCGGCTGATCGAGCAGCCGCCGCTGAAAGGCGGTGCGATGGGCGGTGTGCCAGAGCGCTTGCGCCAGCGCCGCGCGCATTTGCCCGGCCGAGCCAATGGCGCAATCGAGCCGCGTGTGCTGAACCATTTGGAGGATGGTCGCGATCCCGCGGCCCTCCGCGCCGACGCGTTCGGCGAGCGCGCCATGATAGTCGATTTCCGAGGAGGCGTTCGCGCGATCGCCGAGCTTGTCCTTGAGGCGGATGATGCGAAATCCGGCGTTGCGCGTGCCATCGGGCAGCCAGCGCGGGACGAGAAAGCAGGTGAGGCCGTCTTTGGCATAGGCGAGCGTGAGAAACGCATCAGACATCGGCGCCGAGCAGAACCATTTATGGCCGGTGAGGCGATACCAATTGCCGTCCGCGATTTTTTCGGCGCGGGTGGTGTTGGCGCGGACATCGGAGCCGCCCTGTTTCTCGGTCATCGCCATGCCGATCGTGACCCCGGCTTTTTCCGCGGCCGGGCGCGAAGCGGGATCGTAGCGGCCGGCGAGGATGCGCGGCACCCAAACGGCGGCGATCGCGGGTTCGGCGCGCAAGCTGGGGATGGCGGCGTAGGTCATCGTCATCGGACAACTGGTGCCGGGATCGACCATGCCGGTGAGGGTGAGGATGGCGGCGTGGGCGACATGGCCCGCCTCCGTCCCGTCCCAGGCGAGCTTCGCAAAGCCGCTTTCGAGGCCGAGCGCCATCAACTGGTGATAGGCGGGGTGGAAGGTGACCTCGTCGATGCGCTGGCCGAAGCGGTCGAAATTTTCCAAGACCGGCGGGTTGCGCTCAGCGGCGATACCCCAGGCGATGGCGTCCGCCGAGCCGGCGCGCGCGCCGAGGGCGGCGAGCCGTGCCTCATGGCGGGCGCCGCCGGCGTTTGCCACCGCGTCCATCAAGGCGCGGTCGCTGGTGAAAAGATTGCTATTTTCGAGCGGCGGCGGCTGGTTGAAAACCTCATGCGTGTCGAGCACGGTGACGGGCCGGAGGGCGGTCATGGCGTGGTTTCTCCCCAAAGATCGCGCGAAAAGGTAGCGAAACCAGGGTGGGTGGGGAAACGCTTTCGCGTCATCGCTTGGGTCGATGGCGCTCGCCAAGAAATTTCGTTGGCGTGCCACCCAAGGCCTTTGCCACACTGGCGCCGCAGCGACGAACGCGGCAGGGTGGCCGCGCGGCGTTTTTGACACGGAGGTCAATGTCATGGATGGAGATCGCGCCACAGCGGCTGGCAAATGCCCGGTGATGCATGGCGGCAACACCGCTTTTCGCGACCAGGTGATGACTTGGTGGCCGAACGCCCTCAATCTCGACATCCTGCATCAGCACGACACCAAAACCAATCCCCTGGGCGCCGGATTCAGCTATCGGGAGGCGTTGAAGACGCTCGATATCGCGGCGCTGAAACGGGATCTCCACGCGCTTTTGACCGACAGCCAGGATTGGTGGCCGGCGGATTGGGGGCATTATGGCGGGCTGATGATCCGGCTCGCCTGGCATTCGGCGGGAACCTATCGCATCGCCGACGGGCGCGGTGGCGCCGGGCACGGCAATCAGCGTTTCGCGCCGCTCAATTCCTGGCCCGACAATGTCAGCCTCGACAAAGCGCGCCGCCTTTTGTGGCCGCTCAAGAGGAAATACGGCAACGCGGTGAGTTGGGCGGATCTCATCATCCTTGCCGGCACCATCGCCTATGAATCGATGGGATTGAAGACGTTTGGCTTTGGTTTCGGGCGCGAGGATATCTGGCATCCGGAAAAAGATACGTATTGGGGCGGCGAGAAGGAATGGCTCGCGCAAAGCGCCCAGCGCTATGGAAACGATGATCGCGCCTCCTTGGATAACCCGCTCGCCGCTGTGCAAATGGGGCTGATTTACGTCAATCCCGAGGGCGTTGACGGCCATCCCGATCCGCTGCGGACCGCCCAGGATGTCCGTGTCACGTTCGAGCGCATGGCGATGAACGATGAGGAGACGGTGGCGCTCACCGCCGGCGGCCACACCGTCGGCAAGGCGCATGGCAATGGCGATGCGACGCGCCTCGGCCCGGCGCCGGAGGCGGCGGATCTCGAGGAACAGGGGCTTGGCTGGCACAATCCGAGCGGCACCGGCGCCGGGCCGGATGCGATCACCAGCGGCATCGAGGGCGCCTGGACCACCCATCCGACGAAGTGGGACAATGGCTATTTCCATCTCCTTCTGAATTACGAGTGGGAACTGAAGAAAAGCCCCGCCGGCGCCTGGCAATGGGAGCCGATCGGAATTCGCGAGGAAGACAAGCCCGTCGATGCCTTCAACCCCTCGATCCGGCGCAATCCGATCATGACGGATGCCGACATGGCGTTGAAGATGGACCCGAGCTATCGCCCGATTGCAGAGCGATTCTACAAGGATCCGGCGTATTTCTCGGAAGTTTTCGCGCGCGCCTGGTTCAAGCTCACCCATCGCGACATGGGGCCGAAAGCGCGCTATTTCGGCCCCGACGTGCCGAAAGAGGATCTGATCTGGCAGGATCCGATCCCGCCCGGCCGCCGCGATTACGATATCGCCGCGGTCAAGGCGCGCATCGCGGCGAGCGGGCTTGGCGTCAGCGAACTGGTCGCAACCGCGTGGGACAGCGCGCGGACCTTCCGCGGCTCTGATCTTCGCGGCGGCGCCAATGGCGCGCGCATCCGCCTTGCGCCGCAGAAGGATTGGGTGGGGAACGAGCCGGCGCGTCTCGCCAAGGTGCTCTCGGTCTTGGCGCCGATCGCCCGCGAGACCGGCGCGAGCCTTGCCGATGTCATCGTGCTCGGCGGTAATGTCGGCATCGAGCGCGCGGCCAAGGCGGCCGGGGTCGAGATCACCGTGCCGTTCGCGCCGGGGCGCGGCGATGCCACCGAGGCGATGACGGATGCCGCGTCTTTTGCCGTCCTCGAGCCGATCCATGACGGCTATCGCAACTGGCTCAAGCAGGATTACGCGGCGCGGCCTGAGGAGCTGATGCTCGAACGCACGCAGCTGATGCGCCTGACGGGCCCCGAGATGACGGTTCTGGTCGGCGGCATGCGGGTGCTTGGGACCAATCACGGCGGCACGAAACACGGCGTGTTCACCGATCGGGTCGGCGTCCTGAGCCAGGATTTCTTCGTCAACCTCACCGATATGAACATGCGCTGGGTGCCGGTCGGCGAAAATCTCTACGAGATCCGCGATCGCAAGTCAGGCGCGGTCAAATGGACGGCGACCCGCGTCGATCTCGCATTCGGCTCGAACGCCATTCTCCGCGCCTATGCCGAGGTTTACGCGCAGGCTGACAGCCGGGAGAAATTCGTCACCGACTTCGTCGCCGCCTGGGTGAAGGTGATGAACAGCGACCGCTTCGATCTCGCCTGAGAGGGGCTGGCGCCGGGATTTTCGGCCTGAGCGCGACGCCTGCCAGGGCGTCCGGGGTTGGGGTTGACGGGATGCCTTGCAGCCGGGCCGGGATTGCGTCATGATGTCTTTTAACTTGCTGGCGAGCGCGGAGGGGTGTTTTGCTCCGTCTGCGGGGTGCTGGCGGGTTCGGTAGCCCGTGCGGATTGTGCCCGGTCAGGCGTTTTCGTGCCTGGCGAATAGCATGTCCGGTGCAGCTGGCACTGGTTTGCGCTGATCTATTGCGGTGTTCGCCGACCTGTCGGCCGTGCCGCCCGTAACCTTGAGATTGTTTGCCCGACCGTGATTTTTCACTCTTCTCGCAATGCCGATGCCCGCAGCGCCTCCCCCGAGGCCGCGGGCGCTATGTTTGATCGGTGTGAGAGCGGTCGCCCGCGGTCTCTTTCCCGCTTTTCCCGTCGCCGGTGGAGCTTGTTTTGCGCAGCGCTCCCGGCGCCGCTCCGGAGTTTTCATTTCCATGACCAAACGCCTGCTCATCGATGCCTCCCACGCGGAAGAAACCCGCGTGGTCGTGATCGACGGTAATCGCATCGAGGATTTCGACGTCGAGACCGTCGCCCGCAAGCAAATCAAGGGCAATATCTATCTCGCCAAGGTGGTGCGGGTCGAACCCAGCCTCCAGGCCGCTTTCGTCGAGTATGGTGGCAATCGCCACGGGTTTCTCGCGTTCAGCGAAATCCATCCCGATTATTACCAGATCCCGGTCGCCGATCGCCAAAAGCTTCTCGCCATGCAGGCCGCCGCGGCCGGCGATGACGACGATTCCGATGATGAGTTGCCGGCCGCCATGGCTGCGCCCGACCAGCCGCCGGGCGAGCAGCCGGCGGTCGAGGACCATGCGCTTTTTGCCGCCGATCCGGCCAGCGCTGGCGGCGCCGGCGAGGACGGCGCGGCGGCGTCCGCCGCGCCCTCTGACAACGACCCGCCGGAGAGCGAACAAACCGAGGGTGATCGGCCCGAGCGCGAGGCGCCCGAGACCTTCGGCGGCGGCGACGGCGAGAGTGGCGAGGAGGGGCGCGAGCCGCGTCTTTTGCCCCGCTTTCTGCGCCAGTACAAAATCCAGGAGGTCATCCACCGCCGCCAGATCATGCTGGTCCAGGTGGTGAAGGAGGAGCGCGGCAGCAAAGGCGCGGCGCTCACCACCTATATCTCGCTCGCCGGCCGCTTTTGCGTGCTCATGCCGAATTCGTCGCGCGCCGGTGGGGTTTCGCGCAAGATCACTTCGCTCGCCGATCGCCGCCGCCTCAAGGAAGTGATCGCCGAACTCGGCATTCCGGACGGGATGAGCATGATCGTCCGCACCGCCGGGGCCAACCGTCCGAAACCGGAGATCAAGCGCGATTGCGAATATCTTTTGCGACTCTGGGACGATATCCGCGAAACCACCCTCGCGTCGATCGCCCCGGCATTGATCTATGAAGACGCCTCGCTGATCAAGCGGGCGATCCGTGACGTCTATTCGCGCGACATTGACGAGGTGATCGTCGATGGCGAGGCGGGCTGGCGGAGCGCGCATGAATTGATGCGCCTTCTCATGCCGAGCCATGCCAACAAGGTGATCGCGTGGAACGATGGCGGCACGCCGCTTTTTGCGCATCACCAAATCGAATCCCAGCTCGAGGCGGTGTTCAGCCCGACCGTGCCGCTCCGCTCCGGCGGCTATCTGGTGATCAACCAGACCGAGGCGCTGGTCGCGATCGACGTCAATTCCGGCCGCGCGACGCGTGAACGCGATATCGAGGATACCGCGCTCCGCACCAATCTCGAAGCCGCCGAGGAGGCGGCGCGGCAATTGCGGCTGCGCGACCTTGCCGGGCTGATCGTCATCGATTTCATCGACATGGAGCAGCGCCGCCACAATCTCCAGGTCGAGCGGCGGCTGAAAGAGGCGCTGCAGCAGGATCGCGCCCGCATTCAGGTCGGCTCGATCAGCCATTTCGGCCTCCTGGAAATGAGCCGCCAGCGGCTCCGCCCCTCGCTCACCGAAACCAGCCTCGTCACGTGCCCGCATTGCGGCGGGCTTGGCCATGTCCGCAGCACCGAAAGTGCCGCGATCCACGTGCTCCGCGCGGTCGAGGAAGAAGGTGCCAAGCGTCGTGCCGCCGAAATCGCCGTGCATGCGGCGGCGCCGGTGGTGCTCTATGTCCTCAACAACAAGCGGACCCTGCTTTCGGAGATCGAGACCCGGTTCGGGATGCGGGTTGCGTTCCAGATCGACGCCAGCCTGACCGGCCAGCAGATTCGCATCGAACGCATCCGCGCCCAAACCCGGACCCAGGGCGAGGGTGAAGCCAGCGCGCCGCGGCTGCTCGCGCGGGCGCCCGAGGAGTCGGCTGCGGCGGAGGCGCCGGTGGTGGCGAAGCCCGCACTCGTCGCGCCGGACGCCGAACGCGCGGCTGGGGAAAGTGCTGCGGAGGGGAAGCTCGCCGAAGGCGAGGAGCGCAGCAAACGCCGCCGCCGCCGCCGCCGCCGGAGCGGAAGCAAGCGGCGCGAGGAGATGGCGCCCGGCAACGAGGCCGCCGCCACGCCGGTCTTGACGGTGGACGCGGAAGAGATCGGCGAGGCAGAAGCGGCGCCGAGCGGCGAGGCGCCACCGGACATGGCGTTCGAGCCATTCGCATCCGAGCCCGCCGCATCCGACGCCGTCGCCGCGCCGGCGCAGGACGTCGCGGCGGACGCGCCGGCCCCATTGATGGCCCCGTTGGCGGTCGCGACAATGGCCGACCCCACGACGGACGCTGCGGCCGGTTCAGACGCTGCCCCCGCGTCCGAAGTGGAGGCCGCGCCAGCGGGCGA
This portion of the Acidibrevibacterium fodinaquatile genome encodes:
- a CDS encoding acyl-CoA dehydrogenase family protein produces the protein MTALRPVTVLDTHEVFNQPPPLENSNLFTSDRALMDAVANAGGARHEARLAALGARAGSADAIAWGIAAERNPPVLENFDRFGQRIDEVTFHPAYHQLMALGLESGFAKLAWDGTEAGHVAHAAILTLTGMVDPGTSCPMTMTYAAIPSLRAEPAIAAVWVPRILAGRYDPASRPAAEKAGVTIGMAMTEKQGGSDVRANTTRAEKIADGNWYRLTGHKWFCSAPMSDAFLTLAYAKDGLTCFLVPRWLPDGTRNAGFRIIRLKDKLGDRANASSEIDYHGALAERVGAEGRGIATILQMVQHTRLDCAIGSAGQMRAALAQALWHTAHRTAFQRRLLDQPAMAAVLADLAIESEAATALAFRLAAALDAADPLARILLPCAKYWICKRAPGFVAEAMECVGGGGYIESGPMPRLFRQSPLNAIWEGSGNVIALDVLRALAREAASVAALRAFLEAARGRERLYDAWIAEIALEPAGEAQARLLVERIALAASAAVLLTTENPLAEAFCRLRLSPRGAAYGAFDAAIDTSPILARAMPA
- the katG gene encoding catalase/peroxidase HPI produces the protein MDGDRATAAGKCPVMHGGNTAFRDQVMTWWPNALNLDILHQHDTKTNPLGAGFSYREALKTLDIAALKRDLHALLTDSQDWWPADWGHYGGLMIRLAWHSAGTYRIADGRGGAGHGNQRFAPLNSWPDNVSLDKARRLLWPLKRKYGNAVSWADLIILAGTIAYESMGLKTFGFGFGREDIWHPEKDTYWGGEKEWLAQSAQRYGNDDRASLDNPLAAVQMGLIYVNPEGVDGHPDPLRTAQDVRVTFERMAMNDEETVALTAGGHTVGKAHGNGDATRLGPAPEAADLEEQGLGWHNPSGTGAGPDAITSGIEGAWTTHPTKWDNGYFHLLLNYEWELKKSPAGAWQWEPIGIREEDKPVDAFNPSIRRNPIMTDADMALKMDPSYRPIAERFYKDPAYFSEVFARAWFKLTHRDMGPKARYFGPDVPKEDLIWQDPIPPGRRDYDIAAVKARIAASGLGVSELVATAWDSARTFRGSDLRGGANGARIRLAPQKDWVGNEPARLAKVLSVLAPIARETGASLADVIVLGGNVGIERAAKAAGVEITVPFAPGRGDATEAMTDAASFAVLEPIHDGYRNWLKQDYAARPEELMLERTQLMRLTGPEMTVLVGGMRVLGTNHGGTKHGVFTDRVGVLSQDFFVNLTDMNMRWVPVGENLYEIRDRKSGAVKWTATRVDLAFGSNAILRAYAEVYAQADSREKFVTDFVAAWVKVMNSDRFDLA
- a CDS encoding Rne/Rng family ribonuclease — its product is MTKRLLIDASHAEETRVVVIDGNRIEDFDVETVARKQIKGNIYLAKVVRVEPSLQAAFVEYGGNRHGFLAFSEIHPDYYQIPVADRQKLLAMQAAAAGDDDDSDDELPAAMAAPDQPPGEQPAVEDHALFAADPASAGGAGEDGAAASAAPSDNDPPESEQTEGDRPEREAPETFGGGDGESGEEGREPRLLPRFLRQYKIQEVIHRRQIMLVQVVKEERGSKGAALTTYISLAGRFCVLMPNSSRAGGVSRKITSLADRRRLKEVIAELGIPDGMSMIVRTAGANRPKPEIKRDCEYLLRLWDDIRETTLASIAPALIYEDASLIKRAIRDVYSRDIDEVIVDGEAGWRSAHELMRLLMPSHANKVIAWNDGGTPLFAHHQIESQLEAVFSPTVPLRSGGYLVINQTEALVAIDVNSGRATRERDIEDTALRTNLEAAEEAARQLRLRDLAGLIVIDFIDMEQRRHNLQVERRLKEALQQDRARIQVGSISHFGLLEMSRQRLRPSLTETSLVTCPHCGGLGHVRSTESAAIHVLRAVEEEGAKRRAAEIAVHAAAPVVLYVLNNKRTLLSEIETRFGMRVAFQIDASLTGQQIRIERIRAQTRTQGEGEASAPRLLARAPEESAAAEAPVVAKPALVAPDAERAAGESAAEGKLAEGEERSKRRRRRRRRSGSKRREEMAPGNEAAATPVLTVDAEEIGEAEAAPSGEAPPDMAFEPFASEPAASDAVAAPAQDVAADAPAPLMAPLAVATMADPTTDAAAGSDAAPASEVEAAPAGEAAPKRRPRTPRRTPLAPRRRKTVVAADGEALPDLALPGAPQPELLPLEPPMSAAPPAMAAPPVPEPVVVNVETGTPDIVADTPPEAPRKRGWWRR